A stretch of the Corylus avellana chromosome ca6, CavTom2PMs-1.0 genome encodes the following:
- the LOC132184986 gene encoding chloride channel protein CLC-c-like isoform X1, with protein MDQENIMNHGDDVHDIENEGLWDGKEIKRYLSEVSDKNITYKEPFLVKRTNTTSQIAIVGANVCPIESLDYEIVENELFKQDWRSRKKVQIFQYVLLKWAFALLIGLGTGIVGFFNNIAVENIAGFKLLLTSGLMSEHKYYKAFTAYAGCNVVLAAAAAVLCAFIAPAAAGSGIPEVKAYLNGVDAYSMLAPSTLFVKIFGSILGVSAGFVVGKEGPMVHTGACIANLLGQGGSRKYHLTWTWLRYFKNDRDRRDMITCGAAAGVAAAFRAPVGGVLFALEEAASWWRSALLWRTFFTTAVVAIVLRAFIQYCSTGKCGLFGQGGLIMYDVSSATSTYSGPDILAVIFLGIIGGILGSIYNYFVDKVLRTYSIINERGAVSKILLVIAISLLTSCCSFGLPWLAKCISCPTDLTVSCPTVGESGNYKGFQCPTGYYNDLASLFLNTNDDAIRNLFSTSTKNEFHISSLFIFFGAIYCLGIITYGIAIPAGLFIPVILAGASYGRLVGRLFESISTLDMGLYALLGAASFLGGTMRMTVSLCVILLELTNDLLLLPLVMLVLLISKTVADNFNKGVYDQILKIKGLPYLDAHAEPYMKHLVARDVVSGPLITFSGVEKVGNILHALKTTGHNGFPVIDEPPFSDAPELCGVVLRSHLLVLLKGKNFSKDRVVTGADVFQRFAAFDFSKAGSGKGIKLEDLDIEEEEMEMYVDLHPITNASPYTVVETMSLAKAAILFRQLGLRHMCVVPKSQGRPPIVGILTRHDFMREHILGLNPQYNE; from the exons gattgttgaaaatgaattatttaagCAGGACTGGAGGTCAAGGAAGAAGGTTCAGATATTTCAGTACGTTTTACTCAAATGGGCATTTGCACTTCTTATTGGGCTAGGTACTGGAATAGTTGGCTTCTTCAATAATATTGCAGTCGAGAACATAGCTGGTTTCAAGTTGCTGCTGACTAGTGGTCTCATGTCTGAGCACAA ATATTACAAGGCTTTTACAGCATATGCTGGTTGCAATGTGGTTTTAGCTGCCGCTGCTGCAGTTCTTTGTGCTTTCATTGCTCCAGCGGCAGCAGGTTCTGGTATTCCTGAGGTGAAAGCCTATCTCAATGGCGTGGATGCTTATTCAATGCTAGCTCCAAGCACTCTCTTTGTAAAG ATTTTTGGCTCCATTCTTGGTGTTTCTGCTGGCTTTGTGGTGGGTAAAGAAGGGCCTATGGTACACACAGGTGCTTGCATAGCCAATTTACTTGGGCAAGGTGGTTCTCGCAAGTACCATTTAACTTGGACATGGCTAAGATACTTCAAAAATGACCGGGACCGACGAGACATGATCACTTGTGGTGCGGCTGCTGGTGTAGCTGCTGCCTTTCGTGCTCCAGTTGGTGGTGTCCTGTTTGCCCTAGAAGAGGCAGCTtcatg GTGGCGGAGTGCTCTTCTTTGGAGGACATTTTTCACAACAGCAGTAGTCGCCATAGTTTTGAGAGCTTTCATACAATATTGTTCCACAGGAAAATGTGGACTATTTGGCCAAGGAGGTCTTATAATGTATGATGTCAGTTCTGCCACGTCAACATATAGTGGCCCAGATATATTAGCAGTAATCTTCCTAGGAATTATTGGAGGCATTCTTGGAAGCATATATAACTATTTTGTGGACAAGGTCCTTCGTACGTATAGCATCATCAACGA AAGAGGTGCTGTTTCCAAGATCTTACTAGTTATCGCCATCTCCCTCTTGACATCGTGTTGTTCTTTTGGGCTGCCATGGCTTGCAAAGTGCATCTCTTGCCCCACAGACCTGACAGTGAGCTGCCCCACCGTTGGTGAATCTGGAAACTATAAAGGCTTCCAGTGCCCGACAGGGTACTACAACGACCTTGCCTCCCTCTTTCTAAACACTAATGATGATGCCATTCGCAACCTATTCAGCACTAGTACCAAGAATGAATTTCATATCTCCAgtcttttcatcttctttggTGCTATCTACTGCCTTGGAATTATCACTTATGGCATTGCTATTCCCGCTGGTCTCTTTATCCCTGTCATACTAGCTGGAGCTTCCTATGGTCGTCTTGTTGGGAGATTGTTTGAATCAATCTCTACCCTTGACATGGGTCTCTATGCCCTTCTTGGAGCTGCATCCTTTCTTGGTGGAACCATGAGAATGACAGTTTCCCTGTGTGTTATATTGCTTGAGCTCACCAATGATTTATTATTGCTTCCCCTTGTTATGTTGGTTCTTCTAATCTCAAAAACTGTGGCTGATAACTTCAACAAGGGTGTCTATGACCAAATACTGAAAATAAAGGGATTGCCTTACTTGGATGCCCATGCAGAACCTTACATGAAGCATTTGGTTGCACGTGACGTTGTTTCGGGTCCATTGATCACCTTTTCTGGTGTTGAAAAGGTGGGGAACATATTACATGCTTTGAAAACAACAGGGCATAATGGGTTCCCCGTGATTGATGAACCGCCTTTCTCAGATGCACCAGAATTGTGCGGGGTTGTTTTGAGGTCTCATTTGCTAGTTTTGCTGAAGGGAAAGAATTTTTCAAAGGATAGGGTGGTTACTGGAGCTGATGTGTTTCAAAGATTTGCTGCATTTGATTTTTCCAAGGCAGGGTCTGGTAAGGGAATCAAACTTGAGGATCTAGATATTGAAGAGGAAGAGATGGAGATGTATGTTGATCTTCATCCTATCACCAATGCATCTCCATACACAGTGGTCGAGACGATGTCGCTGGCCAAAGCCGCAATTCTCTTTCGGCAACTTGGTCTCAGGCACATGTGTGTTGTACCAAAGAGCCAAGGG AGGCCTCCAATTGTTGGTATTCTGACACGGCATGACTTCATGCGAGAGCACATATTGGGACTCAATCCTCAATACAACGAGTAG
- the LOC132184986 gene encoding chloride channel protein CLC-c-like isoform X2, protein MGICTSYWARYYKAFTAYAGCNVVLAAAAAVLCAFIAPAAAGSGIPEVKAYLNGVDAYSMLAPSTLFVKIFGSILGVSAGFVVGKEGPMVHTGACIANLLGQGGSRKYHLTWTWLRYFKNDRDRRDMITCGAAAGVAAAFRAPVGGVLFALEEAASWWRSALLWRTFFTTAVVAIVLRAFIQYCSTGKCGLFGQGGLIMYDVSSATSTYSGPDILAVIFLGIIGGILGSIYNYFVDKVLRTYSIINERGAVSKILLVIAISLLTSCCSFGLPWLAKCISCPTDLTVSCPTVGESGNYKGFQCPTGYYNDLASLFLNTNDDAIRNLFSTSTKNEFHISSLFIFFGAIYCLGIITYGIAIPAGLFIPVILAGASYGRLVGRLFESISTLDMGLYALLGAASFLGGTMRMTVSLCVILLELTNDLLLLPLVMLVLLISKTVADNFNKGVYDQILKIKGLPYLDAHAEPYMKHLVARDVVSGPLITFSGVEKVGNILHALKTTGHNGFPVIDEPPFSDAPELCGVVLRSHLLVLLKGKNFSKDRVVTGADVFQRFAAFDFSKAGSGKGIKLEDLDIEEEEMEMYVDLHPITNASPYTVVETMSLAKAAILFRQLGLRHMCVVPKSQGRPPIVGILTRHDFMREHILGLNPQYNE, encoded by the exons ATGGGCATTTGCACTTCTTATTGGGCTAG ATATTACAAGGCTTTTACAGCATATGCTGGTTGCAATGTGGTTTTAGCTGCCGCTGCTGCAGTTCTTTGTGCTTTCATTGCTCCAGCGGCAGCAGGTTCTGGTATTCCTGAGGTGAAAGCCTATCTCAATGGCGTGGATGCTTATTCAATGCTAGCTCCAAGCACTCTCTTTGTAAAG ATTTTTGGCTCCATTCTTGGTGTTTCTGCTGGCTTTGTGGTGGGTAAAGAAGGGCCTATGGTACACACAGGTGCTTGCATAGCCAATTTACTTGGGCAAGGTGGTTCTCGCAAGTACCATTTAACTTGGACATGGCTAAGATACTTCAAAAATGACCGGGACCGACGAGACATGATCACTTGTGGTGCGGCTGCTGGTGTAGCTGCTGCCTTTCGTGCTCCAGTTGGTGGTGTCCTGTTTGCCCTAGAAGAGGCAGCTtcatg GTGGCGGAGTGCTCTTCTTTGGAGGACATTTTTCACAACAGCAGTAGTCGCCATAGTTTTGAGAGCTTTCATACAATATTGTTCCACAGGAAAATGTGGACTATTTGGCCAAGGAGGTCTTATAATGTATGATGTCAGTTCTGCCACGTCAACATATAGTGGCCCAGATATATTAGCAGTAATCTTCCTAGGAATTATTGGAGGCATTCTTGGAAGCATATATAACTATTTTGTGGACAAGGTCCTTCGTACGTATAGCATCATCAACGA AAGAGGTGCTGTTTCCAAGATCTTACTAGTTATCGCCATCTCCCTCTTGACATCGTGTTGTTCTTTTGGGCTGCCATGGCTTGCAAAGTGCATCTCTTGCCCCACAGACCTGACAGTGAGCTGCCCCACCGTTGGTGAATCTGGAAACTATAAAGGCTTCCAGTGCCCGACAGGGTACTACAACGACCTTGCCTCCCTCTTTCTAAACACTAATGATGATGCCATTCGCAACCTATTCAGCACTAGTACCAAGAATGAATTTCATATCTCCAgtcttttcatcttctttggTGCTATCTACTGCCTTGGAATTATCACTTATGGCATTGCTATTCCCGCTGGTCTCTTTATCCCTGTCATACTAGCTGGAGCTTCCTATGGTCGTCTTGTTGGGAGATTGTTTGAATCAATCTCTACCCTTGACATGGGTCTCTATGCCCTTCTTGGAGCTGCATCCTTTCTTGGTGGAACCATGAGAATGACAGTTTCCCTGTGTGTTATATTGCTTGAGCTCACCAATGATTTATTATTGCTTCCCCTTGTTATGTTGGTTCTTCTAATCTCAAAAACTGTGGCTGATAACTTCAACAAGGGTGTCTATGACCAAATACTGAAAATAAAGGGATTGCCTTACTTGGATGCCCATGCAGAACCTTACATGAAGCATTTGGTTGCACGTGACGTTGTTTCGGGTCCATTGATCACCTTTTCTGGTGTTGAAAAGGTGGGGAACATATTACATGCTTTGAAAACAACAGGGCATAATGGGTTCCCCGTGATTGATGAACCGCCTTTCTCAGATGCACCAGAATTGTGCGGGGTTGTTTTGAGGTCTCATTTGCTAGTTTTGCTGAAGGGAAAGAATTTTTCAAAGGATAGGGTGGTTACTGGAGCTGATGTGTTTCAAAGATTTGCTGCATTTGATTTTTCCAAGGCAGGGTCTGGTAAGGGAATCAAACTTGAGGATCTAGATATTGAAGAGGAAGAGATGGAGATGTATGTTGATCTTCATCCTATCACCAATGCATCTCCATACACAGTGGTCGAGACGATGTCGCTGGCCAAAGCCGCAATTCTCTTTCGGCAACTTGGTCTCAGGCACATGTGTGTTGTACCAAAGAGCCAAGGG AGGCCTCCAATTGTTGGTATTCTGACACGGCATGACTTCATGCGAGAGCACATATTGGGACTCAATCCTCAATACAACGAGTAG